One stretch of Punica granatum isolate Tunisia-2019 chromosome 5, ASM765513v2, whole genome shotgun sequence DNA includes these proteins:
- the LOC116207230 gene encoding zinc finger protein ZAT4-like: protein MALIMDQQQSNFKHFCKICKKGFMCGRALGGHMRAHGIGDEGGHLDDEDPASDWEDKHGEPIPPGNKRMYALRTNPNRLKSCRVCENCGKEFSSWKSFLEHGKCTSEDVESLVSSHDSEDEDGMGRRGCGWSKRKRSLRIKIDSGNSNCPSSEEEDLANCLMMLSNAKVDASMAEPEESCASASKDEERRKPINFVSPFTYRVPSNNNLDKAKGVAARGLFECKACKKVFNSHQALGGHRASHKKVKGCFAARLDTVDDYIPDDDVITHEEFFPTKSTSSLPFDHGPNSLVPSTSKRKSKVHECSICHRVFSSGQALGGHKRCHWITSNSPDTSSLAKLQQFHDHLEQIQQRPKFIEADRLALKLDLNLPAPSDELAGARRGAVATGFERSTEIYLQSWLGLDRKEREVMQSHHHHPHPEVNNNEKECGSNKNDDTVHNNNNNNNNNNNENTESNVDDEGDSKAKLAKLSELKDMNISGGGSSSSWLQVGIGSTTTTDHHRQQHERSSK, encoded by the coding sequence ATGGCCTTGATCATGGACCAGCAGCAATCAAACTTCAAGCACTTCTGCAAGATCTGCAAGAAGGGTTTCATGTGCGGGCGTGCCCTCGGGGGCCACATGAGGGCGCACGGGATCGGGGACGAGGGGGGCCACCTCGATGATGAGGACCCCGCCAGCGACTGGGAGGATAAGCACGGCGAACCCATTCCTCCGGGGAACAAGCGCATGTACGCACTGCGCACCAACCCTAACCGCCTCAAGAGCTGCCGGGTGTGCGAGAATTGCGGCAAGGAGTTCTCCTCGTGGAAGTCCTTCCTTGAGCACGGGAAATGCACCTCCGAGGATGTGGAGTCTCTCGTGTCCTCCCATGATTCGGAGGACGAGGATGGCATGGGACGCAGAGGATGCGGGTGGTCCAAGCGGAAACGGTCTCTGAGGATCAAGATCGATAGCGGGAACTCGAACTGCCCCTCGAGCGAGGAAGAAGACCTTGCGAATTGCCTGATGATGCTCTCGAATGCGAAGGTCGACGCCTCAATGGCAGAGCCTGAGGAGTCTTGTGCTTCGGCGAGCAAGGATGAGGAAAGGAGGAAACCAATTAATTTCGTGTCTCCTTTCACGTACAGGGTGCCGAGTAACAATAATCTGGACAAGGCCAAAGGTGTAGCTGCTAGAGGCTTGTTCGAGTGCAAAGCATGCAAGAAAGTGTTCAATTCTCACCAAGCATTAGGCGGTCATAGGGCTAGCCACAAGAAGGTAAAAGGGTGTTTCGCGGCGAGGCTCGACACCGTGGACGACTACATTCCTGATGATGACGTCATCACGCACGAGGAGTTCTTCCCGACAAAGTCGACATCTAGCCTACCCTTCGATCATGGACCAAACTCCCTTGTTCCCTCGACTTCGAAGAGAAAATCAAAGGTCCACGAGTGCTCCATTTGCCACCGGGTTTTCTCGTCGGGCCAGGCGCTGGGTGGGCACAAAAGGTGCCACTGGATCACCTCCAATTCGCCCGACACGAGCTCCCTCGCAAAGTTGCAGCAGTTCCATGATCATCTAGAGCAGATACAACAGAGACCAAAGTTCATAGAGGCGGACCGGCTAGCCCTCAAGCTCGACCTGAACCTACCAGCACCTTCGGATGAGCTCGCTGGAGCTCGGCGAGGTGCAGTGGCCACTGGCTTCGAGCGCTCCACGGAGATCTACTTACAGTCATGGTTAGGGCTCGACAGGAAGGAAAGGGAAGTTATGCAGAgtcaccaccaccacccccACCCCGAAGTAAACAACAACGAGAAAGAGTGTGGAAGCAACAAAAATGATGACACAGTccacaacaacaacaacaacaataataataataataatgagaaTACAGAGAGTAACGTAGATGATGAAGGTGACAGTAAGGCGAAGTTAGCAAAGTTAAGTGAATTGAAGGACATGAACATAAGTGGAGgtggttcttcttcttcgtggTTGCAGGTGGGGATCGGTTCGACGACAACAACTGATCATCATCGTCAACAACACGAACGCTCATCAAAGTGA